A part of Microbulbifer sp. MI-G genomic DNA contains:
- a CDS encoding RipA family octameric membrane protein, translating to MSKIKNTTTEEITSFQYKRHFQGKEEKALERAYDIRKFEIDLYWKRAAYFWAFIGATFAGFLAIQASGAQNKQDLSVILSCLGVVFSFAWLCVNKGSKFWQENWEKHVDILEDKVTGPLYKVVMHRNVENYDGLERVQEWMTGPSALSASKINQLISLYMFILWVMLLFYSSEAFRFSQNLNFHYCILIGLTTVFCGFFMLKLGRTYRGGYWHIAELRRSRIKPTIENDIKKQG from the coding sequence ATGAGCAAAATTAAAAATACTACAACCGAGGAAATTACCTCTTTTCAGTACAAAAGGCACTTTCAAGGGAAGGAGGAGAAGGCTCTTGAGCGTGCATACGATATCCGCAAGTTTGAGATTGACCTTTATTGGAAGCGGGCTGCCTATTTCTGGGCCTTTATTGGCGCCACTTTCGCTGGGTTTCTGGCTATACAGGCATCAGGAGCACAAAACAAGCAGGATTTGTCTGTAATACTATCCTGCTTGGGCGTGGTCTTTTCTTTTGCATGGCTCTGTGTAAATAAAGGCAGTAAATTCTGGCAAGAGAACTGGGAAAAGCATGTAGATATTTTGGAAGACAAAGTTACTGGGCCACTTTATAAAGTAGTTATGCATAGAAATGTAGAAAACTACGATGGCCTAGAAAGAGTTCAGGAATGGATGACTGGTCCTAGTGCTTTGTCAGCATCAAAAATTAATCAACTCATAAGCCTTTATATGTTTATTTTATGGGTTATGTTACTTTTTTATTCTTCTGAAGCTTTTAGATTTTCACAAAATTTGAACTTTCACTACTGTATATTAATAGGTTTGACGACAGTCTTCTGCGGATTTTTCATGCTAAAGCTTGGAAGAACATATCGTGGGGGATATTGGCACATTGCAGAGCTCCGTAGGTCTCGAATAAAGCCAACAATAGAAAATGACATAAAAAAACAAGGCTGA
- a CDS encoding IS3 family transposase (programmed frameshift) produces the protein MSRQRRSFSLEFKLDAARLVVDQAYSVPEAARSLDVGTTAIRRWVKQLEAERSGKTPASKAFTSDQQKIQALEARINRLEREKEIPKKGYRSLDVRRDESYALIDRLSEQESVEVVCKAFDVPRSCYYEYKSRKNSIDVSRVQLCARVNEVFKRSRSAAGSRTIVGIFNNQGITIGRFKVRRLMREAGLICKQPGSHNYKKATVERPDIPNELDREFNVEMPNQVWCGDITYIWAGSRWCYLATVIDLYARRTVGWAISEQPDAALTVKALEMAWEQRDKPNGVMFHSDQGSQYGSRLFRQRLWRCRMRQSMSRRGNCWDNAPMERLFRSLKSEWVPFLGYASIAEASRDISHYLMTYYNWERPHQHNDGIPPAKAEEKLNLLSGNS, from the exons ATGAGTAGACAACGTCGTTCCTTCTCCCTGGAGTTCAAACTGGATGCTGCCCGCCTGGTCGTAGATCAAGCTTATTCAGTACCTGAGGCCGCCCGTTCATTGGATGTGGGTACCACCGCCATCCGCCGATGGGTGAAACAGCTTGAAGCTGAACGTAGCGGGAAGACACCTGCGAGCAAAGCATTTACCTCCGATCAACAAAAGATCCAAGCGCTTGAGGCCCGGATCAATCGCCTGGAACGGGAGAAAGAGATAC CTAAAAAAGGCTACCGCTCTCTTGATGTCCGACGAGATGAATCGTACGCGCTGATAGACCGATTAAGTGAGCAAGAGTCCGTCGAAGTGGTCTGCAAAGCGTTTGATGTACCTCGATCATGCTACTACGAGTACAAGAGCAGAAAAAATAGCATTGATGTATCGAGGGTTCAGCTTTGTGCCAGGGTCAATGAAGTCTTCAAGCGTAGCCGCAGTGCCGCTGGTAGCCGAACAATTGTGGGGATATTCAACAATCAGGGCATCACAATCGGGCGCTTCAAAGTGCGCAGGCTGATGCGCGAAGCTGGTCTGATCTGCAAGCAGCCGGGCTCTCACAATTACAAAAAGGCAACGGTTGAACGGCCAGATATACCGAATGAGCTTGATCGAGAGTTCAATGTGGAAATGCCAAATCAAGTCTGGTGTGGCGATATCACCTACATCTGGGCTGGCTCTCGCTGGTGCTACCTGGCTACGGTGATAGATCTGTACGCCCGCCGTACCGTCGGTTGGGCGATTTCAGAGCAGCCGGATGCGGCTCTCACGGTGAAAGCTCTGGAAATGGCCTGGGAGCAGCGAGATAAGCCAAATGGTGTCATGTTCCACTCGGATCAAGGTAGCCAGTATGGGAGCCGTCTTTTCAGGCAGCGGCTATGGCGCTGCCGGATGAGACAGAGTATGAGTCGTCGTGGAAATTGCTGGGACAATGCTCCGATGGAAAGACTGTTCCGCAGCCTGAAAAGCGAATGGGTACCGTTTCTTGGCTACGCCTCCATCGCAGAGGCAAGCCGGGACATCAGTCACTATCTGATGACCTACTACAATTGGGAACGTCCCCATCAGCACAACGATGGTATACCACCCGCAAAGGCGGAAGAAAAACTTAACTTACTGTCCGGAAATAGTTGA